In one window of Poriferisphaera corsica DNA:
- the gcvT gene encoding glycine cleavage system aminomethyltransferase GcvT: MKKTPFYKFMQDNGAKFVDFAGWEMPISFGSIIEEHNQVRNSGGLFDVSHMGRIKFSGRHARRFLERILTRRVSNMQEGQCRYAMVCNEDGGVLDDVIIYKFEDHWMLVVNASNREKLLKHFEDVKGDFVVKIDDQTESTAMVAVQGPKVMDMIGQFSKEVPSLKKYGFCQKNLLILKMTISRTGYTGEDGVEVILGANMASMAVKLLLKDKSADADVKPCGLGARDTLRMEAGMPLYGHELDEDTNPFEAGLDFAVSLDKDEDEMGEKFIGQDALKKVKEAGLQKTLIGLKVDGKRTPRQGMVVKNGVGDLGIVTSGCSSPTLGCPIAMAYVKPGSVNVGDKVTVDLGSAEIEAEVVSLPFYKTVKK, from the coding sequence TTGAAGAAAACACCATTTTATAAGTTCATGCAGGACAATGGCGCGAAGTTTGTCGACTTCGCAGGGTGGGAAATGCCGATTAGTTTTGGTTCCATCATCGAAGAGCACAACCAAGTGCGAAACAGTGGCGGACTCTTTGATGTCTCGCACATGGGCCGCATCAAATTCAGCGGCAGGCACGCCCGACGATTCCTCGAACGCATCCTCACGCGCCGCGTGTCGAACATGCAAGAAGGGCAATGCCGATATGCGATGGTTTGCAACGAAGACGGCGGCGTGCTTGACGATGTGATCATTTATAAATTCGAAGATCATTGGATGCTGGTTGTGAACGCATCCAACCGCGAAAAACTGCTCAAGCATTTTGAAGATGTGAAGGGTGATTTTGTGGTTAAGATCGATGACCAGACCGAATCAACCGCGATGGTTGCGGTGCAAGGCCCGAAGGTCATGGATATGATCGGACAATTTTCAAAAGAGGTTCCAAGCCTCAAAAAATACGGTTTTTGTCAGAAAAATTTATTGATTTTGAAAATGACAATTAGCCGCACAGGGTATACGGGCGAAGACGGGGTCGAAGTGATTCTCGGTGCAAACATGGCCAGCATGGCGGTGAAGCTGTTGCTAAAAGACAAGAGCGCAGATGCTGATGTAAAACCTTGCGGCTTGGGTGCGCGTGATACACTGCGTATGGAAGCGGGCATGCCGTTATATGGGCATGAATTGGATGAAGACACGAATCCGTTTGAGGCGGGTTTGGATTTCGCGGTGAGTTTGGACAAAGACGAAGACGAGATGGGCGAAAAGTTCATCGGTCAGGATGCATTGAAAAAGGTTAAGGAAGCGGGATTACAGAAAACGTTGATCGGGTTGAAGGTTGATGGCAAACGCACACCACGTCAGGGGATGGTTGTGAAGAATGGTGTTGGGGATTTGGGAATTGTGACGAGCGGTTGTTCGTCGCCAACGCTGGGTTGTCCGATCGCGATGGCGTATGTGAAGCCGGGAAGTGTGAATGTGGGCGATAAGGTGACGGTTGATTTGGGGAGTGCGGAGATTGAAGCAGAAGTTGTGAGCTTGCCGTTTTATAAAACTGTGAAAAAGTAA
- a CDS encoding carbon-nitrogen family hydrolase translates to MSKTKEHRTQQVIGVQFDIAWEDREMNYERVEALLDERCGEIKKGAMVCLPEMFSTGFSLKVNKTAEGDEVVTEKFMKRLARKYEVYMMGGLVERDPRPNGNRKGLNLCVVMNPEGEEVCRYTKIHPFSYGQETDFYNSGDEVVTFKWGELTVAPFVCYDVRFPEIFRHGAAKGAEVITVIANFPEKRIAHWVTLNQARAIENQAIVVAVNRVGDDPFLAYNGRSLVIDALGEIRADGGEDEGLVMWDIDLDVLDEYRGRFPALRDMREDFLGLDE, encoded by the coding sequence ATGAGTAAGACCAAAGAACATCGTACGCAGCAGGTTATTGGGGTGCAGTTTGATATCGCGTGGGAAGATCGTGAGATGAATTATGAGAGGGTGGAGGCGCTGCTGGATGAACGGTGTGGGGAGATCAAGAAGGGTGCAATGGTGTGCTTGCCTGAGATGTTTAGTACGGGGTTTTCGCTGAAGGTGAATAAGACGGCAGAGGGTGATGAGGTCGTGACTGAAAAGTTTATGAAACGGCTGGCGAGGAAGTATGAGGTCTACATGATGGGTGGGTTGGTGGAGCGGGATCCTAGGCCGAATGGTAATCGGAAGGGGCTTAATTTGTGTGTGGTAATGAATCCTGAGGGGGAAGAAGTTTGCAGGTATACAAAGATCCATCCGTTTTCGTATGGGCAGGAGACGGATTTTTATAACAGTGGTGATGAGGTGGTGACGTTTAAATGGGGTGAGCTGACGGTGGCTCCGTTTGTTTGTTATGACGTCAGGTTCCCGGAAATATTCAGGCATGGAGCGGCGAAGGGTGCGGAGGTGATCACGGTAATTGCGAATTTTCCTGAGAAGCGGATTGCGCATTGGGTGACACTGAATCAGGCGCGGGCGATTGAGAATCAGGCGATTGTGGTGGCGGTGAATCGGGTGGGTGATGACCCGTTTTTGGCGTACAACGGGCGGAGTCTCGTGATTGATGCGCTGGGCGAAATCCGGGCGGACGGCGGCGAAGATGAGGGGTTAGTGATGTGGGATATTGATCTGGATGTTTTGGATGAGTATCGGGGGAGGTTTCCGGCGCTAAGGGATATGCGTGAGGATTTTTTGGGGCTTGATGAGTGA
- a CDS encoding flavodoxin, protein MKITIIYGSSTGNTQNAAEIIADELTNLNADYQVEVLDVCDATPEQFNQPNLLIAGISTWDIGELQCDWFDAYEQLDDTDLSGSTFALFGLGDAGAYSDTYQDAMGILHDKLLERGAKAIGYWPTENYIYDDSRAVIDGNKFCGLALDEEGESDKTEERIIEWVKQVSKELELVKQHADASSLTTSLRNKLA, encoded by the coding sequence ATGAAAATCACCATCATCTACGGCAGCAGCACCGGAAATACCCAGAATGCAGCCGAAATCATTGCCGATGAACTCACCAACCTAAACGCAGATTACCAAGTGGAAGTCCTCGACGTGTGTGACGCAACCCCCGAACAATTCAACCAACCCAACCTGCTCATCGCAGGCATCTCGACCTGGGACATCGGCGAGCTCCAATGCGATTGGTTCGATGCATACGAGCAATTGGACGATACCGATCTCTCCGGCTCAACCTTCGCACTTTTTGGCCTTGGAGATGCGGGAGCCTACTCAGACACCTATCAGGACGCGATGGGCATCCTCCACGACAAATTACTTGAACGCGGCGCCAAAGCCATCGGCTATTGGCCCACCGAAAACTACATCTACGACGACAGCCGCGCCGTCATTGATGGCAACAAATTCTGCGGCCTCGCCCTCGATGAAGAAGGTGAAAGCGATAAAACCGAAGAGCGTATCATCGAATGGGTCAAACAGGTTTCAAAAGAGCTCGAACTCGTTAAGCAACACGCAGACGCGTCCTCATTAACCACATCGCTACGCAACAAGCTCGCGTGA
- a CDS encoding PEP-CTERM sorting domain-containing protein, whose amino-acid sequence MRSLFYSATIALGLTATASAATTEINVPLPTYTGTLSVTHTTDGPASNTWNASIPAGNNNIKQYLAWTPDGGPLASKTINDIARITYNTKDANVSDALDWYIQIYTAKQDDGGDFSWYRNRFTAEVGYISQANGSAVDNTWTHWDTSSTDANTKLIFQSTNNTFNAAGNDLAALKSSYGSESILALSINAGDTGAGWAYDGSISGLTVELTDGSAIQYNFVPEPASLSFLALGSLALLRRKHA is encoded by the coding sequence ATGAGATCACTATTCTATTCAGCCACTATCGCACTCGGCCTCACCGCGACAGCTTCTGCTGCAACCACTGAAATCAACGTACCACTCCCAACCTATACCGGCACCCTCTCCGTCACACACACAACCGACGGCCCAGCCTCAAACACTTGGAATGCCTCTATCCCCGCAGGCAACAACAACATCAAGCAATACCTCGCGTGGACACCTGACGGTGGCCCACTCGCAAGCAAAACCATCAACGACATCGCTCGCATCACCTACAACACCAAAGACGCCAACGTCTCCGATGCACTCGATTGGTATATCCAGATCTACACCGCCAAGCAAGATGATGGCGGCGACTTCTCATGGTACCGCAACCGCTTCACCGCTGAAGTTGGTTACATCTCACAAGCCAACGGCTCCGCCGTCGACAACACTTGGACTCATTGGGACACGAGCAGCACCGATGCCAACACCAAACTCATCTTCCAAAGCACCAACAACACATTCAACGCCGCCGGCAATGACCTTGCCGCTCTCAAATCCTCCTATGGCTCCGAATCCATTCTCGCCCTTTCCATCAACGCTGGCGACACCGGTGCAGGCTGGGCATACGACGGCTCTATCTCTGGCCTTACCGTTGAGCTAACCGATGGCTCCGCCATCCAGTACAACTTCGTACCAGAGCCCGCATCACTCTCATTCCTCGCACTCGGCTCCCTCGCACTCCTTCGCCGCAAACACGCATAA